One bacterium DNA segment encodes these proteins:
- a CDS encoding membrane dipeptidase: MVPHPHSLPLRLALSLLLLAACGDDTDARPATPTSPPTASATATVTAHAAATATATATATATTAATNPPTATATPPASPTAPETATLTVTPTPTRVAASIYSFANGCYTVATAAGALVRDGDGFALSADAGATPFFFKASRLGSYLLYDDAAGYLVSDGAGLGRETTLESDITTVDDDFQSEAEWDLLPGAEPDELLLRHRKSGAYLSAGGVGAAATPVTLDPAHGCAPFPEEDTFTTGAVTRTEFADGAVYGFSDAHSHILANFGFGGGGIFHGAPFHPLGVEHALGSCERFHGPEGRADLFGAGYDAGSNVKLEDFIGALLTGRLPDFNHFTAGYPDFTTWPSAFDSSTHQVQYYKWLERAYLGGLRLVVQHAVNNQIICDLLGRGGIQPIRYSCNDMVAVDRQLVEVRHMQDYIDAQSGGPGAGWFRIVTSPAEAREVIRAGKMAVVLGIETSNLFNCFLTPSEEFPACSEADVQERLDHYYDLGVRVLFPVHKYDNAFSAGDGNKGFIELGNIIQTGHFSNFTTACDDSVPTVFDRGPMTFPGMNEPREDYFAPPPNDFSQFFLDPIATFAPFLARLLAPPIPGESTHCQNAGLTPLGELLIERMIAKGMIVELDHLPRQAYRRAFEILEAHDYPAAGTHGLDNFGRLYALGGISTSGFGRCRSASERATVDDGYQARLQRIRDNGGYPGLGFGLDLNGFAGAPGPRFGPKSVCGSTPQSDPLTYPFTSYAGDVIFQQPKVGHRTLDFNTEGLAEIGLLPDLIEDVRRDGVSDAELEPLFRSAEAYLRMWEKAERRARELAP; this comes from the coding sequence ATGGTTCCTCATCCGCATTCGCTTCCCCTGCGCCTGGCGCTTTCGCTGCTCCTCCTCGCCGCCTGCGGCGACGACACCGACGCACGCCCGGCCACGCCCACGTCGCCACCGACGGCCTCGGCGACCGCCACCGTCACGGCGCACGCCGCGGCCACCGCCACCGCCACCGCGACCGCGACCGCGACGACCGCGGCGACGAACCCGCCGACCGCGACGGCGACGCCGCCCGCCTCGCCCACCGCGCCGGAGACCGCCACCCTCACGGTCACGCCGACCCCGACCCGCGTCGCAGCCAGCATCTACAGCTTTGCCAACGGCTGCTACACCGTCGCCACCGCCGCCGGCGCCCTGGTCCGCGACGGCGACGGCTTCGCCCTCAGCGCCGACGCCGGCGCCACGCCGTTCTTCTTCAAGGCGTCGCGCCTCGGCAGCTATCTGCTGTACGACGACGCCGCCGGCTACCTCGTCTCCGACGGCGCCGGCCTGGGGCGCGAGACGACGCTGGAGTCGGACATCACCACCGTCGACGACGACTTCCAGTCCGAGGCGGAGTGGGATCTGCTGCCGGGCGCGGAGCCGGACGAGCTCCTCCTCCGCCATCGCAAGAGCGGCGCCTACCTCTCGGCCGGCGGCGTCGGCGCGGCGGCGACGCCGGTAACCCTCGACCCGGCGCACGGCTGCGCGCCGTTCCCCGAGGAGGACACCTTCACCACCGGCGCGGTTACGCGCACCGAGTTCGCGGACGGGGCGGTCTATGGCTTCAGCGACGCCCACTCCCACATCCTCGCCAACTTCGGCTTCGGCGGCGGCGGCATCTTCCACGGCGCCCCCTTCCACCCGCTCGGCGTCGAGCACGCGCTCGGCAGTTGCGAGCGATTCCACGGCCCCGAAGGGCGCGCCGACCTGTTCGGCGCCGGCTACGATGCCGGCTCGAACGTCAAGCTCGAGGACTTCATCGGCGCGCTGCTCACCGGGCGCCTGCCGGACTTCAACCACTTCACCGCCGGCTACCCGGACTTCACCACCTGGCCGAGCGCCTTCGACAGCTCGACGCACCAGGTGCAGTACTACAAGTGGCTCGAACGCGCGTACCTCGGCGGCCTGCGGCTCGTCGTCCAGCACGCGGTGAACAACCAGATCATCTGCGACCTCCTCGGCCGCGGCGGCATCCAGCCGATCCGCTACTCGTGCAACGACATGGTCGCGGTCGACCGGCAGCTCGTCGAGGTCCGCCACATGCAGGACTACATCGACGCCCAGTCCGGCGGCCCCGGCGCCGGCTGGTTCCGCATCGTGACCTCGCCGGCCGAGGCCCGGGAGGTGATCCGCGCCGGCAAGATGGCCGTCGTGCTCGGCATCGAGACCTCCAACCTCTTCAACTGCTTCCTGACCCCGAGCGAGGAGTTCCCGGCCTGCAGCGAGGCCGACGTCCAGGAGCGCCTCGACCACTACTACGACCTCGGGGTGCGGGTCCTGTTCCCGGTGCACAAGTACGACAACGCCTTCTCCGCCGGCGACGGCAACAAGGGCTTCATCGAGCTCGGCAACATCATCCAGACCGGCCACTTCTCCAACTTCACCACCGCCTGCGACGACAGCGTCCCCACCGTGTTCGACCGCGGTCCGATGACCTTCCCCGGCATGAACGAGCCGCGCGAGGACTACTTCGCGCCGCCGCCGAACGACTTCAGCCAGTTCTTCCTCGACCCCATCGCCACCTTCGCGCCGTTCCTCGCACGCCTGCTGGCGCCGCCGATCCCGGGGGAGAGCACCCACTGCCAGAACGCCGGCCTGACGCCCCTCGGCGAGCTGCTGATCGAGCGCATGATCGCCAAGGGCATGATCGTCGAGCTCGACCACCTGCCGCGCCAGGCCTACCGCCGCGCCTTCGAGATCCTCGAGGCGCACGACTATCCGGCCGCCGGCACGCACGGGCTCGACAACTTCGGCCGCCTCTACGCGCTCGGCGGCATTTCGACCTCGGGCTTCGGGCGCTGCCGCTCGGCCAGCGAACGCGCCACCGTCGATGACGGCTACCAGGCGCGGCTGCAGCGCATCCGCGACAACGGCGGCTACCCGGGGCTCGGCTTCGGCCTCGACCTCAACGGCTTCGCCGGCGCCCCCGGACCGCGCTTCGGGCCGAAGAGCGTCTGCGGCTCGACGCCGCAGAGCGATCCGCTCACCTACCCGTTCACCTCGTACGCCGGTGACGTCATCTTCCAGCAGCCCAAGGTCGGCCACCGCACCCTCGACTTCAACACCGAGGGCCTGGCGGAGATCGGCCTGCTGCCCGACCTGATCGAGGACGTGCGCCGCGACGGCGTCAGCGACGCCGAGCTCGAGCCGCTCTTCCGCTCCGCCGAGGCCTATCTGCGCATGTGGGAGAAGGCGGAGCGCCGCGCCCGCGAGCTGGCGCCGTAG
- the npdG gene encoding NADPH-dependent F420 reductase encodes MGRMAILGGTGPEGIGLGLRFAMAGEEVVIGSRQAQRAEDAARDMRAKLDGIGCRTPVRGADNAAAIDGADIVVVSFPYAGVGDLLPGMAPRLEGRLVLDVINPLERVNKVFVSAQVPEGSAAERIQALLPGSFVVAGFKNESAEELVEVHHPVEGDIVVCSDHAEAKRTIIDLVKRIPNYRPVDAGALVNARVTEGITAMLLNINRRYKAVTSIRILGLDGPAH; translated from the coding sequence ATGGGACGGATGGCGATTCTCGGCGGGACGGGACCGGAGGGCATCGGCCTCGGCCTGCGCTTCGCGATGGCGGGCGAGGAGGTCGTCATTGGCTCGCGGCAGGCGCAGCGGGCCGAGGATGCGGCCCGCGACATGCGCGCCAAGCTCGACGGCATCGGCTGCCGGACGCCGGTGCGCGGCGCCGACAACGCCGCCGCGATCGACGGCGCGGACATCGTCGTCGTCTCCTTCCCGTACGCCGGCGTCGGCGACCTGCTGCCCGGCATGGCGCCGCGGCTCGAGGGCAGGCTGGTGCTCGACGTCATCAATCCGCTCGAGCGGGTGAACAAGGTCTTCGTCTCCGCCCAGGTGCCGGAAGGCTCGGCGGCGGAGCGCATCCAGGCGCTGCTGCCGGGGAGCTTCGTCGTCGCCGGATTCAAGAACGAGAGCGCGGAGGAGCTGGTCGAGGTGCACCACCCGGTGGAGGGCGACATCGTCGTCTGCAGCGACCACGCGGAGGCGAAGCGGACGATCATCGACCTGGTGAAGCGGATCCCCAACTATCGCCCGGTGGATGCCGGCGCGCTGGTGAACGCCCGCGTCACCGAGGGCATCACGGCGATGCTGCTCAACATCAACCGCCGCTACAAGGCGGTGACCTCGATCCGCATCCTCGGCCTCGACGGTCCGGCGCACTGA